The sequence GCCTCGAAAAACGGGCTTTTTATTGTCAGGAAGAACTCCGACTCAATCAGCGCCTGTCGCCGCAAGTGTATCTTGGCGTAGTTGCCATTACCGGGTCTTTCGAAAAGCCTGAAATGGAAGGTGACGGAGAGCCTATCGAATATGCTGTCAAGATGCTTCAGTTTAACGGCGGCGATGTATTGACCCAACGGGTTGAAAGCGGGTGTTTAAGTCATGAGGAAATCGATGAAATGGCCTCACAAATGGGGCGTTTTCATCTGGCCGGTGCGATTGCAGATAGTGCCTCACCTTACGGCGAAATCGAAGAGATAGCTTATCGCAGTGATGAGAACTTTCAGCAAGTCCGCTTGTTGCTCGGTTCCGGGCCGGATTTGACAGATCTGGACGAGCTGTCTGCCTGGTCTGCTAATGAATTGGCCGTTAAACGCAGTTGGTTTGAAGCCCGCAAAGCAGAAGGATTTGTTCGTGAATGTCACGGCGATTGGCATTTAGGCAACATGACCTTGCACAAAGGACAGCTGATTGTTTTTGATTGCCTTGAGTTTAACCCCTTACTGCGTTGGATTGACGTTATCAGCGAGCTGGCTTTCATTGTCATGGATCTCGCTCATTCCGGATTGATGAGGCAGAGCATCAGACTGGTTAATCATTATTTACAGCTGACCGGAGATTATCAAGGCATCAGGCTCTTTCGTTTTTATCTGGTCTATCGGGCCATGGTACTGGCCAAGGTGGCCTTGTTCAAACGGCAACAGGCTCAGTCAGTGCTGGAAAAAGAGAAGGCATTGGCTGCGTTTCATAGTTATTTAAAGCTGGCCGGGCAATTCAGTCAAAAAAAGAAGCCCGTATTAATAATCACCTGCGGTTTTTCAGGAAGCGGCAAGTCAACACTTTGCAAAGCCTTAGCTGAGCAGCTGGGGTCATTGTGGGTGAGATCCGATATTGAGCGAAAACGATTACAGACTTTTTCTAATCAGCCCCATCAAGACCCCCCCGGAGAGGGACTTTATTCCGATCAATCCAGAGATCAGGTTTATCGGCATCTTCTTACTATTGCAGGAGACGTGCTTGCCGAAGGCGGTAAATGTCAACGTAGTTGTCGCATGAGTTGAAAATTAATGAACGGTAGTGTCGGTATTTTTTACCGCACTATCGCTCGGTTTATCGGGATTTAAACAGACTTCTGCCTGCCATTCCCAGTTTCGGGTATTACGACTCCAGCGCTCCGGTTTTTTGGCTTTAGCGGCCTCGTAAACGGCCTTGCGTTGCTTCAGGATCGCCCGATCTTCACCCCTGTGGCGTTGCTCAGGCGTTACAAATTGAATGCCACTATGCCGATGCTCATGGTTGTACCAGGCGACAAAGTCGGTTACCCAGTCCCTGGCGGCGGTGACCGAGGCAAACGGTTGGGTCGGATACTGGGCGTCGTATTTCAGCGTTTTAAACAACGACTCGGAATACGGGTTGTCGTTACTCACCGCCGGGCGACTCCGTGAGGGTGTGACGCCAAGCTGCTGCAAGGTTGCCAGCAGCGTTGCCCCTTTCATCGGGCTGCCGTTGTCGGAATGTAACACCAACTGGTGCGGTGGAATCCCTTCTCGTTGGCAGAGATCCGTGATCAGATCGGCCGCCAGTTCGCTGTTTTCTTGTTCATAAACTTGCCAGCCGACAATCTTGCGACTGAAGATATCCATGAACAGATACAGATAGAAAAACTGGCCTTTGATGAGGCTGGTCAAATAGGTGATATCCCAACTCACCAGTTGTTTCGGTGCCGTCGCGATGAGGGCTTTCGGCTTACTACGCTCGACCGATGGACGGCAGGCATGACGGTGTTTGACTTGTTTCGCCTCGCGAAAAATGCGGTAAATCGTCGACTCCGAGGCATAATACTCGCCGCGTTCGGCCAACATCGGCACGATCTGATGCGGTGTTTTGTCTTTGAACTCATCGCTGTTGGCTAGGGCTAATACCTGAGCGCGTTCTTCGTCACTCAAACGATTACAAGGCACGTGTTGACGGCGCGTGCGACCGTCAACCGGCACGGCTTCGGGACGTTGCCAACGTTGTAATGTGCGTAGCGGTAGCCCCATCACCTCGGCAGCTTTGGCTTTACGGGCTCCGTGATCAAACGCTTCGTTAAATAAGGTGAGTAAATGGGTGCGTTCTGCAAGAGGGATCATGGCGCCTTTTCCTCCCAGAACGCGTGGCACTTTTTTTGAAGAATCAACAAAGCGGCGGCTTCTGCCAAGGCTTTCTCCTTGCGTTGCAGGTCTTTCTTCAGTTGTGCAATCTCGTTCTCCAAGGGTTTCAAGGCTTTCCTTGAGACTTGGCTGGGTTCGGTGGCCTCAAGAGGTTTAATAAAGTCTTGTTGCCACGTTTGCAGGTGATGGGTAAACAAGCCTCGTTCACGGCAAAAGGCATTGAGTGCTTCGCCTTCCAAGCCCGCGCTGGCTAGCAAGGCTTCAAACCGTTGTTCCCGAGTCCAGTCTTTAGGACGTTGTTGATTCATAGTGTTTGTTGTTGATTTGGATCGTGTCTGTTTAAGCCAGCCTTTCAGAGTAAACACACTGATAGTCAATTCATCGGCAATCGATTGAATACTTTTATCACCGCGTTGCAATACTTTACTCAGGGCTTGCTGTTTAAATTCTTCACTATAACGGGTTTGCATTTTGTACCTCTATAAAATTTTAGAGGCGACAACTATCCTGACACTGAGGGAAGGCTTCCCGTTAATGGTTGATGCCACCTTTCTTAAAATACAGCAACGCACGCTTTTTTATCAATTAGCCCACGCTATGAATGCGGATTTTCTGATTTTACAGTGTGAAGCTTCAGAGCCCGTGATGAGTCAAAGAATTGATCATCGAAGCCGCCAGCATAGCGATCCTTCGGAGGCGACAGCTGAGGTGATGCGTCTGCAGATGCAGACATTTGAACCTTTGACTGAAGAAGAGCTGGCGCATACGCTCACGGTAAACACCGAAAATGACTTGTCTTTGGACACAATTTTAGCGGCCTTGAAACGTTATTCCGTTGCTGATTCAGCGCTGCTTAAAGTGGGTCCGTATTAAAAAAATCGGTTGCAAGCGTTGATTCATTTTGCAATATTTGGCAACTATCTTAGGAAAATCGAATCCCTCATTCAGCCGTTAAGAATTCATTCAAGTGAATTTATTTAGAATCAGCAATCAATAAACTAATGTTCGTATTTTTAAAGATATTTTTAGTAAGAGGAAGTAAGTATGTTCAAACAGGTTCAATTTATACAACCTAAATATATTCTGGGCTTGGCCTTGTTAATGACCGGTTGCGCGTCCGATCAGCCGCCGCCTGTAAATGGCCAGCTTGTGTCAGGGGATCTGATGTTGCGGGAAAGTCAGGGCATAGCTCAATTGGGCAGCCGCTGGCAACAAGGCAAGCAAATGGTTGATCAAGGTCAGCAAATACAGGCAGAGGCACAGGCGAAAATGGAAGAAGGCCGTCGTTTGATTGAAGAAGGACAAAAAATCATGCGTGAAACCGAAGAAGGTTACAAAAGCATCAAAAAGTAAGCATCAAGACCACTAAGCACCCAGGTTGGGTTGCCTGCTTTTCGCAACCCAACAATTAACATCTTGGCCTTGAAATGTTGAGTTGGCTATCGCCAACCACAACCTACAAGAAGCATCAACTTTGATTTTTGTGGATCCAATACTGGTTGCTAATAGTACGTCAGGTACTCTTAAAGCCGCATTATGATTAAACGGCAGTCCAATCAGGCATGTAAATGGGTAAGCGGTTGTCTGGAAATAGTGCCGCCCTCTTTAGAGCTATCATCGCGATCACGGGTCAACGCCCGAGTTTTTTCAAGCAGATTTTTTTGAGTTTCGATGGCCGTTTCTTTAGCCAGTGCATAAAATTCCTGGCAATGAAAAAGGGCAATATCTATCAATTCCATCAGAGGTCTAATCAGTCGGGCCTCTATAAACTGAAGCGATTTTTCATAAGCTGTCTTCACTTGTTCAGCGTACTTGTCCACCATTTGTTCCAGAGGATCTTTGATCCAATTTGGCACATAACGCTTTATTTCATCAAGATACCGGCTTACGCTGAACAGAAAACGCTTCAATTCATAAATCATCGGCATCATTACAGACGAATTGAATACTCCTTTGAGGTGGATGAGTTGTAATTTGGCAGCGGTCAGTAACCTTTCAAGCGGCACCAGGATTTCGCTCATTTTGTGCCAGTCGATATGTTTGGGAATGAGTGCCAACTGACCATTTATTTGACGGTAAGATCTAAGAAAAAGTGGGGGTAGGCTGGAATTGAGTTGAGCTTCAAGCGCGGCGATCTGCTGATGCTGATCCTCAATTTTTCTTTGAAGATCGAAGTTGCTTAATTGTTTGTTTTGTAGCTCATCGGTCAATGA comes from Methylicorpusculum oleiharenae and encodes:
- a CDS encoding bifunctional aminoglycoside phosphotransferase/ATP-binding protein, translating into MTLPEFDASLMLMIDGLTQAQAYRHKVDSVKLIETHISWVFLTGAFAYKIKKPVNFGFLDFSSLEKRAFYCQEELRLNQRLSPQVYLGVVAITGSFEKPEMEGDGEPIEYAVKMLQFNGGDVLTQRVESGCLSHEEIDEMASQMGRFHLAGAIADSASPYGEIEEIAYRSDENFQQVRLLLGSGPDLTDLDELSAWSANELAVKRSWFEARKAEGFVRECHGDWHLGNMTLHKGQLIVFDCLEFNPLLRWIDVISELAFIVMDLAHSGLMRQSIRLVNHYLQLTGDYQGIRLFRFYLVYRAMVLAKVALFKRQQAQSVLEKEKALAAFHSYLKLAGQFSQKKKPVLIITCGFSGSGKSTLCKALAEQLGSLWVRSDIERKRLQTFSNQPHQDPPGEGLYSDQSRDQVYRHLLTIAGDVLAEGGKCQRSCRMS
- a CDS encoding IS3 family transposase (programmed frameshift), with protein sequence MQTRYSEEFKQQALSKVLQRGDKSIQSIADELTISVFTLKGWLKQTRSKSTTNTMNQQRPKDWTREQRFEALLASAGLEGEALNAFCRERGLFTHHLQTWQQDFIKPLEATEPSQVSRKALKPLENEIAQLKKDLQRKEKALAEAAALLILQKKLPRVLGGKGAMIPLAERTHLLTLFNEAFDHGARKAKAAEVMGLPLRTLQRWQRPEAVPVDGRTRRQHVPCNRLSDEERAQVLALANSDEFKDKTPHQIVPMLAERGEYYASESTIYRIFREAKQVKHRHACRPSVERSKPKALIATAPKQLVSWDITYLTSLIKGQFFYLYLFMDIFSRKIVGWQVYEQENSELAADLITDLCQREGIPPHQLVLHSDNGSPMKGATLLATLQQLGVTPSRSRPAVSNDNPYSESLFKTLKYDAQYPTQPFASVTAARDWVTDFVAWYNHEHRHSGIQFVTPEQRHRGEDRAILKQRKAVYEAAKAKKPERWSRNTRNWEWQAEVCLNPDKPSDSAVKNTDTTVH
- a CDS encoding AAA family ATPase, producing MYLYKILEATTILTLREGFPLMVDATFLKIQQRTLFYQLAHAMNADFLILQCEASEPVMSQRIDHRSRQHSDPSEATAEVMRLQMQTFEPLTEEELAHTLTVNTENDLSLDTILAALKRYSVADSALLKVGPY